The bacterium genome includes a region encoding these proteins:
- the uvrC gene encoding excinuclease ABC subunit UvrC encodes MQNKQKNKSLMKKSVVDLIKRAPRLPGVYIMKDSAERILYIGKANQLVDRLKSYIHAYSDERPSVKVFIPKVSHIDWLVTETEKEALLLESSLIKNHRPKYNIDLKDDKSYVSLKISQHEFPRLYITRKINKGDGEYFGPFSSAKSVRETLKEVQKIFQIRDCTDYFFKQRKRPCLRYQIKRCSAPCVKYIDEKNYSKDVYDAKKFLKGNKDTLIKQLLEKMSVASQAYQYEQAAVYRDKLTAIERTLKPQTIDQKHPHKNVDFIAIYGDVNASIVKLISMRQGRITNTLDFLYEESIQFYEEILNAFLGSYYLSNTGNLDLYPQKIYIEKTIADQSIFAGAISDLKGSKVTLQVPQKGQMSQLLDMAKKNAKIIFLEKKRKSQSNTQVLREIEHKFRLKNYPRKIEGYDISTFHGKASIGSKVVFIDGEADKSQYRFYNVKESLYSNDFAMMFEVFKRRLSKLDGENDPDLILIDGGKGQMSQAIKIMNDLGIDHIDVVAIAKEKEWKTNQGKNNAPERIFIPNQKNPIVLKPGSKMANLLQNIRDEAHRFGLKNHRKKRNKTTLKSDLSKIPMIGPKKQKLLLQHFKSLKNIQNADLETLMKVEALGHKAAKSVYDYFNLNQETSNS; translated from the coding sequence ATGCAAAACAAACAAAAAAATAAATCTTTAATGAAAAAATCAGTTGTTGATTTGATAAAAAGAGCCCCACGTTTGCCTGGTGTTTATATTATGAAAGATTCAGCTGAAAGAATACTTTATATAGGTAAAGCGAATCAACTGGTTGACCGATTAAAGTCTTATATTCACGCCTATTCTGATGAGCGTCCATCGGTTAAAGTGTTTATACCTAAAGTTAGCCATATAGATTGGCTGGTAACAGAAACTGAAAAAGAAGCTTTGTTACTAGAAAGTTCTTTAATTAAAAACCATAGGCCAAAATACAATATAGATTTAAAAGATGATAAGTCTTATGTCAGCCTTAAAATAAGCCAACATGAATTTCCAAGACTGTACATTACCAGAAAAATCAATAAAGGTGATGGTGAATACTTTGGTCCATTTTCATCTGCTAAATCTGTTAGAGAAACATTAAAAGAGGTTCAAAAAATTTTTCAAATTAGAGATTGTACAGATTACTTTTTTAAACAAAGAAAGCGTCCGTGTTTAAGGTATCAAATCAAAAGATGTTCTGCGCCATGTGTAAAGTATATTGATGAAAAAAACTATTCAAAAGATGTCTATGATGCAAAAAAGTTTTTAAAAGGCAATAAAGATACTTTAATTAAACAGTTGTTAGAGAAAATGAGTGTTGCATCACAAGCATATCAATATGAGCAAGCAGCTGTATACAGAGATAAATTGACAGCAATAGAAAGAACTTTAAAACCACAAACAATTGATCAAAAACATCCTCATAAGAATGTTGATTTTATTGCAATTTATGGTGATGTCAACGCAAGCATTGTGAAACTTATTTCTATGCGGCAAGGGCGTATCACCAATACTTTAGATTTTTTATATGAAGAGTCCATTCAATTTTATGAAGAAATTCTCAATGCATTTTTAGGGTCTTATTATTTATCCAATACAGGTAATTTGGATCTATACCCACAAAAAATTTACATAGAAAAGACAATTGCAGATCAAAGTATATTTGCTGGAGCGATTAGTGATTTAAAAGGAAGTAAAGTGACTTTGCAAGTGCCTCAAAAGGGACAGATGAGTCAACTGCTAGACATGGCAAAGAAAAATGCAAAAATCATTTTTCTCGAGAAAAAACGGAAAAGTCAGAGCAATACGCAAGTTTTACGTGAAATAGAACATAAGTTTAGATTAAAAAACTATCCAAGAAAAATAGAAGGTTATGATATTTCAACTTTTCATGGAAAAGCATCTATTGGCTCAAAAGTTGTGTTTATTGATGGAGAAGCCGATAAAAGTCAGTATCGTTTTTATAATGTAAAAGAAAGTCTTTACTCAAATGATTTTGCAATGATGTTTGAAGTTTTTAAACGCAGGCTGTCTAAATTAGATGGTGAAAACGATCCTGATTTGATTTTAATCGATGGCGGTAAAGGTCAAATGTCACAAGCAATAAAAATCATGAATGATTTGGGTATTGATCATATTGATGTTGTGGCTATTGCTAAAGAAAAAGAATGGAAAACGAATCAAGGTAAAAATAATGCTCCTGAACGAATTTTTATTCCCAATCAAAAAAATCCAATTGTATTGAAACCCGGCTCAAAAATGGCTAATTTGTTGCAAAATATTCGAGATGAAGCGCACCGTTTTGGTTTAAAAAATCATAGAAAGAAACGTAACAAAACAACATTAAAAAGTGATTTATCAAAAATTCCAATGATAGGTCCCAAAAAACAAAAACTATTATTGCAACATTTTAAAAGTTTAAAAAATATTCAAAATGCAGATTTAGAAACATTGATGAAAGTAGAAGCCCTGGGACATAAAGCTGCTAAAAGTGTTTATGATTATTTTAATTTAAACCAAGAAACATCGAACTCATAA
- a CDS encoding ComEC/Rec2 family competence protein, whose translation MLIIKWWFQYCIPIFILALVYLLFSQIGRVEQNLQACAYKPGKIDVVTAVNLKKAVSVSHDLICYSAQIEDSCSLHHSVMANVYFSTQHAPTINEKNLIVKGKMYVGQNNKIKIYTKQWFNSARSQLMPIQKLYAYISSQLRFLPDTDFALLQATIFAQKQYLSRDLKKLFKRLGIGHLLVVSGIHFALIVLVLKNCVLKLIFLNLYTVKILRVDSVDLVLSTIIGLLYLCMIDFPVSAQRAYVFIVLGKLMHSLGVRCSIFSLLFCSALALYIFDHKQVWTLSFVYSFLCVLAIAIFQQKNKVFFSAVQTSLGIFSMSQLLTCMIFSSLNPMSWFLNLLFIPLFSVVLAVYCLFTIGMVFIHSPFIIKIFINLLHAFNAFLLKGLHWVDAMGMHEVKLESNVFFYSFLLSMTVYVGLHIVRKSQIFYKQIH comes from the coding sequence GTGTTGATCATAAAATGGTGGTTTCAGTACTGTATTCCTATTTTTATTCTTGCTTTAGTTTACCTACTGTTTTCACAGATAGGAAGAGTAGAGCAGAATTTGCAAGCTTGTGCATATAAACCTGGAAAAATTGACGTTGTCACGGCAGTCAATTTAAAAAAAGCTGTAAGCGTAAGTCATGATTTGATCTGCTATTCGGCACAAATAGAGGATTCATGCTCATTACATCATTCCGTTATGGCAAACGTGTACTTTTCAACGCAACATGCACCAACAATAAATGAAAAAAATCTGATTGTGAAAGGTAAAATGTACGTTGGTCAAAACAATAAAATTAAAATCTATACTAAGCAATGGTTCAACTCAGCTAGGTCGCAATTAATGCCCATTCAAAAGCTGTATGCTTACATAAGCAGCCAATTAAGATTTTTACCAGATACAGATTTTGCCTTATTGCAGGCAACAATCTTTGCTCAAAAACAATATTTGTCTAGGGATCTAAAAAAATTATTCAAGCGTCTGGGAATCGGTCACTTGCTGGTTGTTTCTGGGATACATTTTGCACTCATAGTCTTGGTACTTAAAAATTGTGTTTTAAAACTGATTTTTTTAAATCTTTATACCGTAAAAATATTGCGTGTGGATAGCGTAGATTTAGTGTTGTCTACAATAATAGGCTTGCTGTACTTGTGCATGATTGATTTTCCAGTCTCTGCGCAACGAGCCTATGTTTTTATTGTTCTTGGGAAGTTAATGCATAGTCTTGGGGTTAGGTGTTCTATTTTTAGTCTATTGTTTTGTTCTGCCTTGGCATTGTATATTTTTGATCATAAACAAGTTTGGACACTTTCGTTTGTGTATTCTTTTCTTTGCGTATTGGCCATTGCTATATTTCAGCAAAAGAATAAAGTTTTTTTTAGTGCAGTACAAACAAGCTTAGGGATTTTTTCAATGAGTCAATTGTTAACCTGCATGATTTTTTCTTCTTTAAACCCTATGTCTTGGTTCTTAAATCTTTTATTCATTCCATTATTCTCAGTTGTTTTGGCTGTTTATTGTCTCTTTACAATAGGGATGGTTTTTATACACTCACCATTTATAATTAAAATTTTTATAAATCTATTGCATGCATTTAATGCTTTTTTATTAAAGGGTCTTCATTGGGTTGATGCAATGGGGATGCATGAAGTAAAATTGGAAAGTAACGTTTTTTTTTACAGTTTTCTGCTTTCTATGACGGTTTATGTCGGACTCCACATAGTGCGTAAGAGTCAAATCTTTTATAAACAAATACATTAA
- a CDS encoding uracil-DNA glycosylase: protein MSVDLEYIESFLQDLKRRGQNYLIHNAKEVEKHSIDKKGQAVQSAENFENNEFTLENVRHELGECQRCQLHTTRKNIVFGVGNKNADLMIVGEAPGRDEDIKGEPFVGRAGQLLTKIIEAIGLSREEIYIANIIKCRPPENRNPAPEEIEQCEPFLIKQIQSIQPKVICCVGKFAAQTLLKTETPISKLRGQFAQYEGIALMPTYHPAYLLRNPSAKKYVWEDMQLVHAKLSELTGKKLKLKTS, encoded by the coding sequence ATGTCAGTTGATTTAGAATATATTGAAAGTTTTTTACAAGATCTTAAAAGAAGAGGGCAGAACTATCTTATCCATAACGCTAAAGAGGTAGAAAAACATTCAATCGACAAGAAAGGCCAAGCCGTGCAAAGTGCAGAAAATTTTGAAAACAATGAGTTCACACTAGAAAATGTTCGCCATGAGCTTGGGGAGTGTCAACGTTGCCAACTGCATACAACTAGAAAAAATATAGTCTTTGGAGTGGGCAATAAAAATGCAGATTTGATGATTGTTGGTGAGGCACCGGGTAGAGATGAGGATATTAAAGGTGAACCTTTTGTGGGAAGAGCAGGGCAACTGTTAACCAAAATAATTGAAGCCATTGGTTTAAGCAGAGAAGAAATTTACATTGCCAATATTATTAAATGCCGTCCCCCAGAGAACAGAAATCCAGCCCCAGAAGAAATTGAGCAGTGTGAACCCTTTTTAATAAAACAAATTCAAAGCATACAGCCTAAAGTTATTTGCTGTGTTGGCAAATTTGCTGCTCAAACTTTATTAAAAACAGAGACGCCTATTTCTAAATTAAGAGGGCAATTTGCCCAATATGAAGGAATTGCATTGATGCCAACCTATCATCCGGCTTATTTGTTACGCAATCCAAGTGCAAAAAAGTATGTTTGGGAAGATATGCAGTTGGTGCATGCTAAACTTTCTGAACTCACGGGTAAGAAGTTGAAGCTTAAAACATCATAG
- the queA gene encoding tRNA preQ1(34) S-adenosylmethionine ribosyltransferase-isomerase QueA, translated as MQTLDFDFHLPEELIARQAKTDRSAAKMLYYHVNRDQIKHTHVSSIADFFNTGDVCVINNTKVLKARFTWQYKSKQEELVLLQCISKNNTNSVWEAIVSGRKTKCEHVYPQGSFNFKICKKLENGLALIEVNKTFNQVRQLMLEEGKLPIPPYIRKMRKHYDESEDSQLDEKGYQTTYAETAGAVAAPTAGLHFTEEVLGELEAKGVKLVKIQLDVGWGTFQPLSDKNWQEGKLHEERVFISEQAAKSILKAMENNQQILAVGTTCIRSLQWWYEQGMPEQGIEGMCDLFIHYPWQTPVATAMLTNFHFPQTSLLHLVSAFIDDEKQTKLMELYQQAIEKRYMFYSYGDCMLIQHKN; from the coding sequence ATGCAGACTCTAGATTTTGACTTTCATTTACCAGAAGAGCTTATTGCACGTCAGGCTAAAACAGATAGGTCAGCAGCAAAAATGCTGTACTATCATGTCAATCGTGATCAGATAAAGCATACGCATGTAAGTTCAATTGCTGATTTTTTTAATACAGGAGATGTATGCGTTATCAATAACACAAAAGTTTTAAAAGCCAGGTTTACTTGGCAATATAAATCAAAACAAGAAGAGCTGGTTTTACTTCAATGCATTTCTAAAAATAATACAAACTCTGTATGGGAAGCGATTGTTTCTGGAAGAAAAACAAAATGTGAACATGTGTATCCACAAGGTAGCTTTAATTTTAAAATATGTAAGAAACTTGAAAATGGCCTTGCCCTTATCGAAGTTAACAAAACTTTTAATCAAGTGAGACAGTTGATGCTTGAGGAAGGAAAACTGCCCATACCCCCCTATATTAGAAAAATGCGTAAGCATTATGATGAAAGTGAAGACAGCCAATTGGATGAAAAGGGCTATCAAACAACTTATGCTGAAACTGCAGGAGCAGTAGCAGCACCAACAGCAGGCTTACACTTTACAGAAGAAGTCTTGGGTGAACTTGAAGCTAAAGGTGTTAAGTTGGTTAAAATTCAATTGGATGTAGGTTGGGGAACCTTCCAGCCTCTGAGTGATAAAAATTGGCAAGAAGGTAAACTGCATGAAGAGCGTGTATTTATCTCTGAACAAGCAGCAAAATCTATTTTAAAGGCGATGGAAAATAACCAACAAATTTTGGCAGTGGGTACAACCTGTATCAGAAGTTTACAATGGTGGTATGAACAAGGCATGCCTGAACAAGGTATAGAGGGTATGTGTGATTTGTTTATCCATTACCCATGGCAAACTCCAGTGGCAACGGCGATGCTCACTAACTTTCATTTTCCACAAACGTCTCTTCTGCATTTGGTTTCGGCTTTTATTGATGATGAAAAACAAACAAAATTGATGGAGTTGTATCAACAGGCTATAGAGAAGCGTTATATGTTTTACAGTTACGGAGATTGCATGTTAATTCAACATAAAAATTAA
- the tgt gene encoding tRNA guanosine(34) transglycosylase Tgt, translating to MMDFKLKKNASIGKARTATLTTKHSSIQTPVFMPVGTNATVKTLSKDELKACGAQIILSNTYHNYLKPGEDAVETLGGLHQFMNWDRSILTDSGGFQVFSLSALNKINEEGVAFRSHHDGSKIFFTPESVAITQKKLGSDIVMPLDQCIELPAEKNKIIESVQRTLRWLDRALSVPLKDYQQTFAIVQGGTDPELRKFSAQETIQRDCFGYAIGGLSVGEAKPLMYESIDVVTDILPQDKPRYLMGVGTPVDIIEAVDRGVDMFDCVMPTRNARNGNLFTDYGQIMIKKKQYALKDEPVCTDCQCYTCQNHSLAYLHHLYRCKEVLGIRLNTIHNIHYYLNLMQRIRYSIEQDDFQRFKAGYLSKWNTSL from the coding sequence ATGATGGATTTTAAACTTAAAAAAAATGCGAGTATCGGTAAGGCAAGAACGGCAACCCTGACAACAAAACATAGTTCAATTCAAACACCTGTTTTTATGCCTGTTGGAACCAATGCTACGGTTAAAACACTATCCAAAGATGAACTCAAAGCCTGTGGAGCGCAGATTATTTTATCCAACACCTATCATAATTATTTAAAACCTGGTGAAGATGCCGTTGAAACCTTGGGCGGACTGCATCAGTTTATGAATTGGGATAGGAGTATTTTAACGGATAGTGGAGGCTTTCAAGTGTTTAGTTTGTCTGCACTCAATAAAATCAATGAAGAAGGTGTAGCGTTTAGGTCTCACCATGATGGCAGCAAGATATTTTTTACTCCTGAAAGTGTTGCCATAACTCAAAAAAAACTAGGCTCAGATATTGTGATGCCTTTAGATCAATGCATTGAGCTGCCAGCGGAAAAAAATAAAATTATAGAATCCGTGCAAAGAACTTTGCGCTGGCTAGACAGAGCGTTAAGCGTTCCATTAAAAGATTATCAACAGACGTTTGCAATTGTTCAAGGGGGAACTGATCCAGAGTTAAGAAAATTTAGTGCTCAGGAAACCATACAAAGAGATTGTTTTGGCTACGCTATTGGGGGCTTAAGCGTGGGCGAAGCTAAACCACTCATGTACGAGAGCATTGATGTGGTGACAGATATTTTACCTCAGGATAAACCCAGGTATTTAATGGGAGTGGGTACGCCAGTTGATATTATTGAAGCGGTTGATCGGGGTGTGGATATGTTTGATTGCGTGATGCCAACCCGCAATGCTAGAAATGGTAATTTATTTACAGACTATGGCCAAATCATGATCAAAAAAAAGCAGTATGCATTAAAAGACGAGCCTGTTTGTACAGATTGTCAATGTTATACCTGCCAGAACCACAGTTTAGCCTATCTGCATCATTTGTATCGCTGTAAAGAAGTCTTGGGGATTCGTTTGAATACCATCCATAATATTCACTATTATCTTAATCTAATGCAAAGAATTAGATATTCAATTGAACAAGATGACTTTCAAAGATTTAAAGCTGGGTATTTGTCCAAATGGAATACCTCCCTCTAG
- the yajC gene encoding preprotein translocase subunit YajC — protein MISNVYAMASNGQQAAESGNIFSAMFPMLMVFVIFYFILIRPQRKREDQHKKYLESLKKGDEVILQNGIIGKITGVTESVVSLEIAQNTKIKVLRSAVATNYSPQALAKKGDQ, from the coding sequence ATGATTTCAAATGTTTACGCAATGGCCTCTAATGGTCAACAAGCTGCCGAATCCGGCAATATTTTTTCTGCCATGTTCCCTATGCTCATGGTATTTGTCATCTTCTACTTTATTTTAATAAGGCCGCAAAGGAAGCGAGAAGATCAGCATAAAAAATACTTAGAGAGCTTAAAAAAAGGCGATGAGGTTATTTTGCAAAATGGCATCATTGGTAAAATTACAGGTGTAACAGAGAGTGTGGTTAGCCTTGAAATTGCACAAAATACAAAAATCAAAGTTTTAAGATCCGCAGTGGCAACAAATTATTCCCCACAAGCATTAGCAAAAAAAGGAGATCAATAA
- the secD gene encoding protein translocase subunit SecD yields MKMSSVWKWKAGIAFLTTLLAVYVVLPSFVSESTLEKYKDYLPKSKINLGLDLQGGIHMVLGVDVDRVVQDEAENYVTEIKELLDRESILYQSVSKKFNSTLIKISLSDPEDFEKLEDIFYNRINAGGQTVLDIRQSSSAEGTLDVQISSERKGQIEKQTIAQALETLRNRIDEFGVTEPSIQAQGSDRIVVQLPGLEDPQRAKSVLGQTAQLSFMIVDDDSFSQATLEQWVKEADETLEPGYDVRTLNRFLNNRLPENRRLLFKDNKASGLAGNIMVPVLVKTDKKITGEMLDHAQVGFDQNNWPEVHLRYNVTGTQLLDEISGENIRRRMAIVLDNKVYSDPVLQGRISDGKPRITFGSIKSRSETFAEAKDLAVILRAGALPAPVEILETRSVGPSLGRDSIEHGLNAIKLGVLLIIVFMAIYYKLSGLAANVALLINITFIMACLAMVNGTLTLPGIAGILISIGMAVDANVIIYERIREELLSGKSIRDAVAQGYERAHITIVDANITTVITAIVLWYFGSGPIKGFAITLIFGLIANYFTALTFTRLFFEWILNKFQPKRLSI; encoded by the coding sequence ATGAAAATGTCCAGTGTTTGGAAGTGGAAAGCAGGCATAGCGTTTCTGACAACGTTGCTTGCTGTCTATGTTGTTCTACCAAGCTTCGTCAGTGAAAGCACCTTAGAAAAATACAAAGACTATTTACCCAAGTCTAAAATTAATTTAGGTTTGGATCTTCAGGGTGGTATCCACATGGTTCTTGGTGTAGATGTTGATCGTGTTGTTCAAGATGAAGCTGAGAATTATGTTACGGAGATTAAAGAGTTATTGGATCGTGAAAGCATACTTTACCAGTCGGTCAGTAAAAAATTTAACAGTACATTGATTAAAATCAGTTTAAGTGACCCAGAGGATTTTGAAAAGCTGGAAGATATTTTTTACAATCGTATCAATGCCGGCGGACAAACCGTTTTAGATATTCGCCAGTCATCTTCAGCAGAAGGAACTCTTGATGTTCAGATTAGTTCAGAGCGTAAAGGGCAAATTGAGAAGCAAACCATTGCTCAGGCTTTAGAAACCCTGAGAAATCGTATTGATGAATTTGGAGTGACCGAGCCGTCTATCCAAGCCCAGGGTAGTGATAGAATTGTTGTGCAATTGCCTGGATTAGAAGATCCCCAGCGAGCTAAGTCAGTACTGGGGCAAACAGCGCAGTTGTCGTTTATGATTGTAGACGATGATAGCTTTTCTCAAGCAACTCTAGAGCAGTGGGTCAAAGAAGCAGATGAAACACTTGAGCCTGGTTATGACGTTAGGACTTTAAATCGTTTCTTAAACAATAGATTACCAGAAAATCGTAGGCTCTTGTTTAAAGACAACAAAGCCAGTGGTTTAGCGGGCAATATTATGGTTCCTGTTTTGGTAAAAACAGATAAAAAAATTACAGGTGAGATGCTTGATCATGCACAAGTTGGTTTTGATCAAAACAATTGGCCAGAAGTTCACTTGCGCTATAATGTAACAGGTACTCAGCTACTTGATGAAATCAGTGGTGAAAACATTCGTAGAAGAATGGCCATTGTTTTAGATAATAAAGTTTACTCAGACCCTGTGTTGCAAGGTCGTATTTCAGATGGTAAACCCAGGATAACTTTTGGATCGATTAAATCAAGAAGTGAAACTTTTGCTGAAGCTAAAGATTTGGCCGTGATTTTAAGGGCTGGAGCGTTGCCAGCACCGGTAGAAATTTTAGAAACACGGTCGGTGGGTCCATCGTTGGGACGTGATTCGATTGAGCATGGGCTTAATGCCATTAAGTTAGGTGTATTGTTAATCATTGTATTTATGGCCATATATTATAAATTATCAGGTTTAGCGGCTAACGTGGCTTTGCTCATCAATATTACGTTCATTATGGCATGTCTGGCTATGGTTAACGGGACTTTAACCTTGCCGGGTATTGCCGGTATACTGATATCGATTGGTATGGCTGTTGATGCCAATGTGATTATTTATGAGAGGATTAGAGAAGAACTCTTAAGTGGTAAGAGTATCAGAGATGCAGTTGCTCAAGGCTATGAACGGGCACACATTACTATTGTAGATGCAAACATTACAACGGTGATTACAGCCATTGTTTTATGGTACTTCGGTAGTGGTCCAATCAAAGGTTTTGCCATTACATTGATTTTTGGTCTGATTGCCAACTATTTCACCGCTTTGACGTTTACACGTTTATTTTTTGAATGGATATTAAATAAATTTCAACCCAAGAGGTTATCGATATGA
- the secF gene encoding protein translocase subunit SecF has translation MSASANSPKSLGFFRLVPLKPRVPFVKISKVTLLLSIAVLFVCAFLLLTKGLNYGVDFKGGTQMHLRFNQTMSAAQIRSILEPLGLSNASVQDFGEGGSQEFLIRVPPKEVDYSTYNETITQALGNPKDLKLRFGQERVYIFGSEIADAENIKSAFNALKIEDLSVASVTPYGSLDQQEWMVQFAGVSKRVLEGLNAAVGNKENVEVLQIENVGAKVGRELRNQAIGSVLFSIMLILIYIWFRFDLEFAPGAILALVHDALFVLGVFSLFQLQFDLSIVAAVLTIVGFSINDTIVVYDRVRENLQNMKGKAFEEVVNISVNETLSRTLLTSGTLFLAAIALLYFGGPITENFALSFTIGVIVGTYSTIFIASPLTIYFYKYIQKRKATR, from the coding sequence ATGAGCGCATCTGCAAATTCGCCCAAAAGTTTAGGTTTTTTTCGTTTGGTTCCACTCAAACCACGTGTTCCTTTTGTTAAAATTTCAAAAGTAACTTTGTTGTTGAGTATTGCGGTTTTATTTGTATGCGCGTTTTTGTTGCTCACAAAAGGGCTTAATTATGGTGTGGACTTTAAAGGTGGAACGCAAATGCACTTGCGCTTTAACCAAACAATGAGTGCTGCTCAAATAAGAAGCATTTTAGAGCCTTTGGGTTTATCCAATGCCAGTGTTCAAGATTTTGGTGAGGGCGGTAGTCAAGAGTTTTTGATTAGAGTGCCGCCAAAAGAAGTGGATTATAGCACATACAATGAGACCATTACGCAAGCTTTAGGAAACCCAAAAGACTTAAAATTAAGGTTTGGTCAAGAGCGAGTATATATTTTTGGAAGTGAGATTGCAGACGCAGAAAATATAAAAAGTGCGTTCAATGCCTTGAAGATAGAAGACCTTTCAGTGGCTTCTGTTACTCCTTATGGTTCTTTAGATCAACAAGAATGGATGGTTCAATTTGCTGGTGTCTCTAAGCGAGTTTTAGAGGGTCTTAACGCGGCTGTTGGTAACAAAGAGAACGTGGAAGTTCTACAGATAGAAAATGTTGGTGCAAAAGTAGGTAGAGAGTTGCGTAACCAAGCCATAGGATCCGTTCTATTCTCTATCATGCTTATTTTGATTTATATTTGGTTTAGGTTTGATCTAGAGTTCGCTCCAGGTGCAATTTTAGCTTTGGTACATGATGCGTTATTTGTTTTAGGTGTTTTTTCTTTGTTCCAGCTGCAATTTGACCTATCCATTGTAGCTGCAGTTTTAACCATTGTTGGTTTTTCAATCAACGATACCATTGTCGTCTACGATAGAGTAAGAGAAAACTTGCAAAATATGAAGGGAAAAGCCTTTGAAGAAGTTGTTAACATCAGTGTTAATGAAACTTTAAGCCGCACCTTGCTTACTTCAGGTACATTATTTTTAGCCGCAATAGCGCTATTGTATTTTGGTGGGCCAATCACAGAAAACTTTGCACTTTCTTTTACGATTGGTGTGATTGTTGGAACTTATTCAACTATTTTTATTGCATCACCTTTAACTATTTACTTTTACAAGTATATTCAAAAAAGAAAAGCAACACGTTAA